In Nicotiana tabacum cultivar K326 chromosome 2, ASM71507v2, whole genome shotgun sequence, the following proteins share a genomic window:
- the LOC107826702 gene encoding D-amino-acid transaminase, chloroplastic-like codes for MAASNSSYDQTSAAIATATKNVEDFKVHVFSSSEELLEKLHEKWNSVKQQPYPAMYSSIFGGIILDPAMMVIPMDDHMVHRGHGVFDTAIILDGYLYELDVHLNRFLRSASKVRVASPFTFSELKSILIQLAAASKMRKGTLRYWLSAGPGDFLLSPAGCPTSAFYAVVIDEDFSQCKEGVKVITSAIPMKSPLFATMKNVNYLPNVLSKMEAEDKGAFASIWVDEEGYIAEGPNVNVAFITAEKELILPSFDKILSGCTAMRLLQLAPKLVEQGRLRSVKTTDITIEDAKKAAEMMYVGSTLPLLPIIMWDEKPIGNGEVGELTMALSDVLWEDMEAGPETQRIPVPYV; via the exons ATGGCTGCCTCCAACTCTTCTTATGATCAGACTTCAG CAGCTATAGCAACAGCGACTAAGAATGTGGAAGATTTCAAAGTTCATGTGTTCTCATCCTCTGAAGAG TTACTTGAAAAGTTGCACGAGAAATGGAATTCAGTGAAGCAGCAACCTTATCCAGCAATGTATTCTAGCATATTTGGCGGAATCATTCTTGATCCAGCAATGATGGTTATTCCAATGGATGATCACATGGTTCATCGAGGACATGGTGTCTTTGACACCGCTATTATTTTGGACGG ATATCTGTATGAATTGGATGTCCATCTTAACCGCTTCCTTAGATCAGCATCGAAAGTCAGAGTCGCGTCTCCATTtacattttcagaacttaaaagcaTTCTAATTCAACTTGCTGCAGCATCAAAGATGAGGAAAGGCACTCTGAGATATTGGTTGAGCGCAGGGCCTGGGGACTTCTTACTCTCCCCAGCTGGTTGCCCAACATCTGCATTCTATGCTGTCGTGATCGATGAGGATTTCTCACAATGCAAAGAAGGGGTAAAAGTGATAACGTCTGCAATCCCCATGAAATCACCTCTTTTTGCCACTATGAAAAATGTGAACTACTTGCCTAATGTCCTCTCCAAAATGGAAGCCGAGGATAAGGGAGCATTTGCTTCTATTTGGGTTGACGAAGAAGGTTATATCGCCGAAGGTCCAAATGTGAATGTTGCTTTCATAACAGCTGAGAAGGAGCTTATCTTGCCTAGCTTTGATAAGATCTTAAGTGGGTGTACTGCTATGAGGCTTCTTCAACTTGCACCCAAGTTGGTCGAGCAGGGACGTTTGAGAAGTGTCAAAACTACTGACATCACGATCGAAGATGCCAAAAAGGCTGCTGAAATGATGTATGTTGGAAGCACACTTCCTTTATTACCTATCATCATGTGGGATGAGAAACCTATTGGAAATG gggaagttggagaattGACGATGGCACTCTCGGATGTACTCTGGGAAGATATGGAAGCTGGCCCAGAAACACAGAGAATTCCAGTTCCATATGTGTAG